The following coding sequences are from one Mycoplasma tullyi window:
- the coaE gene encoding dephospho-CoA kinase (Dephospho-CoA kinase (CoaE) performs the final step in coenzyme A biosynthesis.) yields MTSAKNRILVCLSGKSSSGKSMLINLLKQDGYYTINLDELIHQYYQKGQSGYDFVVDNFGLEYVDENQVNRKKLGQLVFANPDKLKLLSDFAGKIAKNHLKNLDYHGLVIVEGAAIYNNQERYQDIFDYFVLVERDEKLIQESIAQKFAYLKDFDFKKWNPIKENKEFEADFCIQNNGDIRIAYQELLKFLKKISGECEL; encoded by the coding sequence GTGACAAGTGCCAAAAATAGAATCTTAGTTTGTTTATCTGGTAAATCATCATCTGGTAAATCGATGTTGATTAATTTATTAAAACAAGATGGTTATTACACAATCAATTTGGATGAATTAATTCACCAATATTATCAAAAAGGCCAATCAGGTTATGATTTCGTTGTTGACAATTTTGGACTAGAATATGTGGACGAAAACCAAGTAAATCGTAAGAAATTAGGTCAGTTGGTTTTTGCCAATCCTGATAAACTCAAGCTTTTGAGCGATTTTGCTGGAAAAATTGCGAAAAACCACTTAAAAAACCTAGATTATCACGGTCTAGTTATAGTAGAAGGGGCTGCTATCTACAATAACCAAGAAAGATATCAAGACATTTTTGATTACTTTGTTTTAGTAGAACGAGATGAAAAACTAATTCAGGAGTCGATTGCACAGAAATTCGCTTATTTAAAGGATTTTGACTTTAAAAAATGGAATCCAATTAAAGAAAATAAGGAATTTGAAGCAGACTTTTGCATCCAAAATAATGGTGATATCAGAATTGCTTATCAAGAGTTATTAAAATTCCTAAAAAAAATTAGTGGCGAATGTGAGTTGTAA
- a CDS encoding replication initiation and membrane attachment family protein codes for MVDYEELYEIHKMNGGVSDFGLITNVYIHILGPQATMFYIWLLNDHQIYLNERWKKNNLPLSRILTSLNISKKQLIDFRNLLEGMSLIKTYKEEKTLEKQLIYKFCLAKMLDWDSLVSQEEIKNRIIAKIGHEEYFRLSSLYSNKNIGGSNVNVSSTFHQVYKNNNNTDQISHIVRPMKTLVDIDKLEFENFEFSPETKTALVNLCEKYNPTEAEIKNIIDTADDINDSFELTRVITNYTNEIDQVEDDSIPKNMARNESFYSNFCSSDLEIKILREYRTMNSEKYLRGIYRRNLFAREVELIEKIKKEQDNREHIVNAILDFAAHFTLTDQIQFEYVEKISNTLKLKNISRLNDAVKFFRKTYYSKKNASIKLELQKRN; via the coding sequence ATGGTTGATTACGAAGAGTTATATGAGATTCATAAAATGAATGGTGGGGTTAGTGATTTTGGTCTAATCACTAACGTATATATTCATATCTTGGGTCCTCAAGCAACGATGTTTTATATTTGGTTATTAAACGATCACCAAATCTATTTAAACGAACGTTGAAAGAAAAATAACCTACCGTTATCACGTATTCTTACAAGCTTAAATATCTCTAAAAAACAACTAATTGATTTTAGAAACCTACTTGAAGGAATGAGCTTAATCAAAACTTATAAGGAAGAAAAAACGCTTGAAAAACAACTTATATATAAGTTTTGTTTAGCTAAGATGCTAGACTGAGATAGTTTAGTATCTCAGGAAGAAATTAAAAATCGAATTATTGCTAAGATCGGTCATGAAGAATACTTTAGATTAAGTAGTCTTTATTCAAATAAAAACATTGGTGGAAGCAATGTTAATGTTTCTTCTACATTCCACCAAGTGTATAAAAATAATAACAATACTGACCAAATCAGTCATATTGTGAGACCAATGAAAACTTTAGTAGATATCGACAAACTTGAGTTTGAAAATTTTGAATTTTCGCCAGAAACTAAAACTGCATTAGTTAATCTGTGCGAAAAATATAACCCAACAGAAGCTGAAATCAAAAATATTATCGACACTGCTGATGATATTAATGATAGCTTTGAATTAACTCGAGTAATTACTAACTATACTAATGAAATTGATCAAGTCGAAGATGATTCAATTCCTAAAAATATGGCTAGAAATGAAAGTTTTTATAGTAACTTCTGTTCTAGTGATTTAGAGATCAAAATTCTAAGAGAATACCGCACGATGAATAGTGAAAAATACTTAAGAGGAATCTATCGTCGTAATCTATTTGCTAGAGAAGTAGAGTTAATTGAAAAAATCAAAAAAGAACAAGATAACCGCGAACATATTGTTAATGCAATCTTAGACTTTGCAGCCCACTTCACTCTAACTGATCAAATTCAATTTGAATACGTAGAAAAAATTTCTAATACTTTAAAATTAAAGAATATTTCAAGATTAAATGATGCAGTTAAGTTTTTTAGAAAAACTTATTACAGTAAAAAGAATGCTAGTATAAAACTTGAATTGCAAAAACGTAACTAA